In Myxosarcina sp. GI1, one genomic interval encodes:
- a CDS encoding transposase — protein sequence MSTLIIVCGRATFTNLSRYSQICERTYRRQYQRSFNFIRFNQTLIQQAIEPHSQIILAVDCSFIPKSGKQTYGLDYFYNGSAAKIEKGLEISAMAVVDVTNNISYSLSVRQTPATSKAQTKSKSEKSQQPETTRINHYLQQLAATRPYLPPSLQYVVTDGFYSKIKWVNGVTDLELEAIGKLRRDADLRYPDQGEYSRRGRPRKYAGKVDLTDYSNFEWVTQLTDDMELYTAVVWSISLKRKIRLVYLLRTSESSSSSYAVLFSTDLKLDAYSIYLYYKARFQIEFLFRDSKQFTGLADCQARDRAKLDFHFNSSLTALNLAKWDAVQQHDCDTDFVFSMASYKRRALNHHLLELFIDQLGLEPTLIKSHPNYYNLYDYGTIAA from the coding sequence TTGTCAACTCTTATCATTGTTTGTGGACGAGCTACTTTCACCAACTTAAGTCGTTACAGTCAAATTTGTGAGCGTACCTATCGAAGACAGTATCAGCGTTCATTCAACTTTATAAGATTCAATCAAACATTAATTCAGCAAGCAATTGAACCTCATTCTCAAATAATCTTGGCAGTAGACTGCTCATTTATCCCTAAGAGTGGCAAACAAACTTATGGTCTAGATTACTTCTACAATGGGAGTGCAGCTAAAATAGAAAAAGGGCTGGAAATATCAGCAATGGCAGTAGTAGATGTCACCAATAACATCAGCTACAGTCTTAGTGTTCGACAAACACCAGCAACATCAAAGGCTCAGACAAAGTCTAAATCAGAGAAGAGTCAACAACCTGAAACAACTAGAATCAATCACTATCTTCAACAACTAGCAGCAACTCGCCCTTATCTTCCACCCTCGCTACAATATGTAGTTACCGATGGATTTTACAGTAAAATCAAGTGGGTCAACGGAGTTACAGATTTAGAACTAGAAGCAATTGGTAAATTGCGTCGAGATGCCGATTTACGTTACCCAGATCAAGGTGAGTACTCTCGACGAGGTAGACCTCGTAAATATGCTGGCAAAGTCGATTTGACTGACTACAGCAACTTTGAGTGGGTAACTCAATTAACAGATGATATGGAGTTATACACTGCTGTTGTCTGGTCAATTAGTCTCAAACGCAAAATTCGCTTGGTTTATCTACTTAGAACTTCTGAATCAAGCTCCAGCAGTTATGCAGTTTTATTCTCCACCGACCTCAAACTAGATGCTTACTCTATTTATCTCTACTATAAGGCTCGCTTTCAAATTGAGTTTTTGTTTCGTGACAGCAAGCAATTTACTGGTTTAGCCGATTGTCAGGCTCGCGATCGCGCCAAACTTGATTTTCATTTTAATAGTTCTTTGACTGCTCTTAATCTTGCTAAATGGGATGCTGTTCAACAACATGATTGTGATACCGATTTTGTCTTTTCAATGGCAAGTTATAAACGGCGTGCGCTCAATCATCATTTACTCGAACTATTTATTGACCAGTTAGGTCTTGAGCCAACTTTGATTAAATCCCATCCCAATTACTACAACCTTTATGACTATGGAACTATAGCTGCTTAG
- a CDS encoding MFS transporter translates to MTTTTVKASSPQSFEERLDESKLTRVMWLLWALSAGLIALDGFDFFIIGVAIPFLERDFSLSSTQIGTVAVAAVAGSLFGSLTLGPITDKVGRQLMLLVDVLLFVVATAGTALAWNATSLIFFRFLVGVGIGADYPISVSYITENVPSRLRGRMVIGAFTFQAVGALLGALTGLTVIHIFQSWYPDSTQLAIQYAWRWMLGVGLLLAIAVGILRLSFLLESPRYYISRGEYDEASEAASTLLGEPITITPETDPPSREPSLKYGSLFSPEYRRNTLFASVPWFLQDIATYGIGIFTPAIIGTLAFSAKDSFLSKEMAAARGSAFVDLFLIVGFVLAVLLVERAGRIRLQIAGFIGMAVGLAILATSNLFPASTNINIALVFLGFFVFNLMMNAGPNSTTFLLSGEVFPTSIRASGAGLAAAIAKAGAVFGTFVLPILDATIGTPILLILLSIVCLLAAVVTYLLRIETMGRSLETVSGDSPTSNEQ, encoded by the coding sequence ATGACAACTACTACCGTAAAGGCTTCTTCACCCCAGTCATTTGAAGAACGGTTGGATGAATCTAAACTTACTCGCGTAATGTGGCTACTCTGGGCGCTTTCTGCTGGATTGATTGCCTTAGACGGATTTGACTTTTTTATTATTGGCGTAGCAATTCCCTTTTTAGAGCGAGATTTTAGTTTGAGTTCTACTCAAATTGGTACAGTGGCGGTGGCGGCAGTAGCAGGCTCTTTATTTGGTTCTCTTACCTTGGGTCCGATAACCGATAAAGTAGGACGACAGCTTATGTTGCTGGTAGACGTACTGCTGTTTGTCGTTGCTACTGCGGGAACTGCTTTAGCCTGGAATGCAACTTCGCTGATTTTCTTTCGTTTTTTGGTTGGGGTTGGCATTGGTGCGGACTATCCCATCAGCGTTTCTTACATTACCGAGAATGTACCTTCAAGGTTGCGAGGACGAATGGTAATTGGAGCCTTTACCTTTCAGGCAGTTGGCGCACTTCTCGGTGCTTTGACGGGATTGACGGTAATACATATTTTTCAAAGCTGGTATCCCGACTCGACACAGTTAGCAATTCAGTATGCCTGGCGGTGGATGCTCGGAGTTGGGTTATTACTGGCGATCGCAGTGGGAATACTGCGGCTGAGTTTTTTGTTAGAGAGTCCCCGTTACTACATCAGCAGAGGAGAATACGACGAAGCTTCTGAAGCGGCATCGACCTTATTGGGAGAACCGATAACTATTACACCCGAAACCGATCCTCCCAGTCGCGAACCCAGTCTTAAATATGGTTCGCTGTTTTCGCCTGAGTATCGTCGTAACACTTTGTTTGCTTCTGTTCCCTGGTTTTTACAGGATATTGCTACCTACGGCATTGGCATTTTTACCCCTGCAATCATTGGGACTTTGGCATTTTCAGCCAAAGATAGCTTTCTGTCAAAAGAGATGGCGGCAGCAAGAGGTTCGGCATTTGTCGATCTGTTTCTGATCGTCGGATTTGTACTGGCAGTTTTATTGGTCGAACGAGCGGGACGTATTCGACTGCAAATTGCTGGCTTTATCGGTATGGCTGTTGGCTTGGCAATCCTGGCTACTTCCAATCTATTTCCTGCCAGCACTAATATTAATATCGCTCTGGTGTTTCTGGGATTTTTTGTATTTAATCTAATGATGAATGCAGGACCAAACTCGACTACATTTCTGTTATCGGGTGAAGTTTTTCCGACTTCAATTCGTGCCAGTGGGGCAGGTTTGGCGGCAGCAATTGCTAAAGCTGGGGCGGTATTTGGCACCTTTGTTTTACCCATTCTCGATGCAACTATTGGTACTCCAATTCTGTTAATTCTGCTATCGATTGTTTGCCTACTGGCTGCGGTGGTTACTTATCTATTAAGAATTGAGACAATGGGGCGATCGCTAGAAACCGTGAGTGGTGATTCACCAACGAGCAATGAGCAATGA
- a CDS encoding Mo-dependent nitrogenase C-terminal domain-containing protein yields the protein MTSTTKSMYTDSQVAAWLRGLYTVAWADGNYDPEEEELIAQLTKDLAELDEIEGLKPIKPEELATALGKDPDTAENFLRTAVLVAVADGVYSKPEYELLHEFCEALEIEVEALKSLEQTLYQPETETETSSAASPLSPPRKRKSSHPDLLHPVKDWLDDMEVKDPRLARFVCKVIPPQCPFERDINLFGRTIAHIPALCKLNPLYEQFTTLRFRSLSYLADECDEDISEYIK from the coding sequence ATGACCAGTACTACCAAATCTATGTATACCGATAGTCAAGTTGCTGCTTGGTTACGGGGTTTGTATACAGTAGCTTGGGCTGACGGAAATTACGATCCAGAAGAAGAAGAATTAATTGCCCAACTAACTAAAGATTTAGCCGAACTCGACGAAATTGAGGGACTCAAGCCCATTAAACCAGAAGAATTGGCTACTGCTTTGGGTAAAGATCCCGATACCGCCGAAAATTTTTTAAGAACCGCCGTACTGGTAGCAGTTGCCGACGGGGTATATTCTAAACCTGAATACGAACTGCTTCATGAATTTTGTGAAGCTTTAGAAATTGAAGTAGAGGCTCTCAAATCTCTAGAACAAACTCTCTACCAACCAGAAACTGAAACTGAAACAAGCTCTGCTGCATCACCTCTATCACCACCTCGCAAACGTAAATCCAGTCACCCCGATCTATTGCACCCCGTCAAAGACTGGCTAGACGATATGGAAGTTAAAGATCCTCGCTTAGCTCGCTTTGTGTGCAAAGTTATTCCCCCTCAATGTCCTTTTGAACGAGATATCAATCTGTTTGGACGCACTATCGCTCATATTCCCGCTCTGTGCAAACTTAATCCCCTGTACGAACAGTTTACGACCCTGCGCTTTCGTTCTCTATCTTATTTAGCCGATGAATGTGATGAAGACATTAGCGAATATATTAAGTAA
- a CDS encoding RluA family pseudouridine synthase: MQEINLQVVNNGDRLDRWLSQNLPDLSRSRLQKLIEEGKISLNDEICTSKKTKLATGDRLKINIPPLQQLDLTPEAIPLDILYEDDELIIVNKPAGMVVHPAPGHSTGTLVHALLARCDRLAGIGGVERPGIVHRLDKDTTGAIVVAKSDRAHQDLQRQIQAKTARREYWGIVYGVFAAVTGEIDFPVGRHPVDRKKMAVVPLNRGGRTATTHWKIIERFGNYTLMQFVLETGRTHQIRVHCSHAGHPIVGDPLYSSGRSIKVNLSGQALHARKLSLTHPVSGKLIEAIAPLPAEFTKLLKVLRNRSKN, encoded by the coding sequence ATTCAAGAAATTAATCTACAAGTAGTAAATAATGGCGATCGCCTCGATCGCTGGCTGTCGCAAAATTTGCCAGATCTTTCTCGCTCGCGTTTGCAAAAGCTAATTGAGGAAGGAAAAATAAGCCTTAACGATGAAATCTGCACCAGCAAAAAAACTAAGTTAGCAACGGGCGATCGCCTGAAAATAAATATTCCACCACTGCAACAGCTAGACTTGACCCCAGAGGCTATCCCTCTCGATATTCTCTACGAAGACGACGAGCTAATTATTGTTAATAAGCCAGCAGGCATGGTAGTACATCCCGCACCCGGTCATTCTACAGGCACTTTAGTTCATGCCCTACTGGCGCGATGCGATCGCCTGGCAGGAATTGGAGGTGTAGAACGACCTGGCATTGTTCACAGGTTAGATAAAGACACTACGGGGGCAATAGTCGTGGCTAAAAGCGATCGCGCCCATCAAGATTTACAAAGGCAGATTCAGGCTAAAACCGCCAGAAGGGAGTATTGGGGCATAGTATACGGTGTCTTTGCTGCTGTAACAGGAGAAATTGACTTTCCTGTCGGTCGTCATCCTGTAGATCGAAAAAAAATGGCTGTTGTGCCTTTAAATAGAGGCGGTAGAACGGCTACAACCCACTGGAAGATTATCGAACGATTCGGCAACTATACTTTAATGCAGTTTGTTTTAGAAACGGGACGTACCCATCAAATTCGGGTTCATTGTAGCCATGCGGGGCATCCCATTGTTGGCGATCCTTTATATAGTTCGGGTCGCAGTATTAAGGTTAACTTATCTGGTCAGGCTCTCCATGCCCGCAAACTTAGTTTAACTCATCCAGTATCGGGAAAGTTAATTGAGGCAATCGCACCTCTACCAGCAGAATTTACCAAACTCTTAAAAGTCTTAAGAAACAGAAGCAAAAATTGA
- a CDS encoding agmatinase family protein: MKTPAFDPNTVSKPNGNFFGFPYSWEEAKIVLLPVPWDVTTSYGSGASKAPQAIIDASTQLDWYDFDVPNAWAIGHGTLAIAPQISRKNQQMRFIAKDIIDHLEAGKNPEDKAIRQKLDRVDRASSELNEWVYQQSQMLLTKNKLVGLVGGDHSVPLGFIKALAEKHGEFGILQIDAHADLRVAYEGFTFSHASIMYNVLKLDEIASLVQVGVRDICEAEIALANSDPRVVMFDDWQLKNKTYEGVSWAIQVKEIIKAIPQKVYVSFDIDGLNPQFCPHTGTPVPGGLDFNQAIYLIQMLVKAKKTIIGFDLCEVAPGEASDWDGNVGARLLYKLSNLMYASQS, encoded by the coding sequence ATGAAAACACCAGCATTCGATCCCAATACCGTCAGTAAACCCAACGGTAATTTTTTCGGCTTTCCTTACAGTTGGGAAGAAGCCAAAATTGTCTTGCTTCCCGTACCTTGGGATGTTACTACTTCATACGGTTCGGGAGCTTCTAAAGCACCTCAAGCTATTATCGATGCTTCAACCCAACTCGATTGGTACGATTTTGATGTTCCTAATGCTTGGGCAATTGGACACGGTACATTGGCGATCGCTCCCCAGATCTCTCGCAAAAATCAACAAATGCGCTTCATAGCCAAAGACATTATCGACCATTTAGAAGCGGGAAAAAATCCCGAAGATAAAGCTATTCGACAAAAATTAGATCGGGTCGATCGGGCATCCTCAGAATTGAATGAATGGGTTTACCAGCAGTCTCAAATGTTACTGACAAAAAATAAATTAGTCGGACTGGTAGGAGGCGATCATAGCGTTCCTTTAGGATTTATTAAAGCGTTGGCAGAAAAGCATGGCGAATTTGGTATTTTACAAATCGATGCTCATGCCGACTTGCGCGTTGCCTATGAGGGTTTTACTTTTTCTCATGCTTCTATTATGTACAACGTCCTAAAATTGGATGAGATTGCCAGTTTGGTACAGGTAGGAGTGCGCGATATCTGTGAAGCGGAAATCGCGCTAGCTAATAGCGATCCGAGAGTTGTAATGTTTGATGATTGGCAACTAAAAAATAAAACTTACGAAGGGGTTTCCTGGGCAATTCAGGTCAAGGAAATTATTAAAGCTATTCCCCAAAAAGTATATGTTAGTTTCGATATTGACGGTCTGAACCCTCAGTTTTGTCCCCATACTGGTACTCCAGTACCTGGAGGATTAGATTTCAATCAGGCGATCTATTTAATTCAAATGTTGGTTAAAGCTAAAAAAACTATTATCGGCTTCGATCTTTGTGAGGTAGCACCAGGAGAAGCTAGCGATTGGGATGGCAATGTCGGTGCCAGACTGCTTTATAAGCTTTCCAATCTGATGTATGCTTCTCAAAGCTAA